A window of Bufo gargarizans isolate SCDJY-AF-19 chromosome 9, ASM1485885v1, whole genome shotgun sequence contains these coding sequences:
- the ATAT1 gene encoding alpha-tubulin N-acetyltransferase 1 isoform X2 — MEFEFDIHKIFLEPISKLDRSLLPQRRPIVSNSEAQRQITAVIDEIGKASAKAQRLPAPITSASRMQTNQHHLYILKDCTPKTAGRGVVIGFLKVGYKKLFVLDRSGSHIEAEPLCILDFYIHESLQRHGFGKELFAFMLRTEQVEPQHLAIDRPSEKFLSFLRKHYNLHSTIPQVNNFVVFEGFFRDRKAPGRKMPPKRAEGEIKPYSLSERDFLKHEEGLPWPFSQAQSSLSRASSLGSSPTRACPRHIPGEEDFVKSLRTCRPHSLQRAASGEQEDPSQRRRTRGHRGAAGDDLLTRNNQPDKAVKSPIKVLEQTQPYSPDDFKEKPSWTVLGTVMNAQWVKRKQEMRGTRPW, encoded by the exons ATGGAGTTTGAATTTGACATACACAAGATCTTCCTGGAGCCAATCAGCAAGCTGGACAGGAGCCTGCTCCCACAACGGCGGCCTATCGTCTCCAA CTCTGAGGCCCAGAGACAAATCACGGCGGTCATAGATGAGATTGGGAAGGCGTCCGCGAAG GCCCAGCGATTACCTGCTCCCATAACCAGCGCGTCTCGGATGCAAACAAATCAGCATCATCTCTATATCCTAAAGGACTGCACCCCAAAAAC GGCCGGCCGGGGAGTTGTGATCGGTTTCCTCAAGGTCGGATATAAGAAGTTATTTGTACTG gaccgctccggatcccataTAGAAGCAGAGCCGCTGTGTATTCTGGATTTCTACATTCATGAATCCCTCCAGCGTCACGGATTTGGGAAGGAACTATTCGCCTTCATGCTCAGA ACTGAGCAGGTTGAGCCCCAGCATCTTGCCATTGACCGACCGTCTGAGAAGTTCCTTTCCTTCCTGCGGAAACATTACAACCTTCACTCCACTATCCCGCAG gTTAACAATTTTGTCGTCTTTGAAGGTTTTTTTAGAGACAGGAAAG CCCCTGGAAGGAAAATGCCTCCCAAGCGAGCAGAAGGAGAGATCAAGCCGTACTCCCTGTCTGAGAGAGACT TTTTGAAACATGAGGAAGGCCTTCCTTGGCCCTTCAGCCAGGCGCAGTCCTCTCTTAGCCGTGCCAGCAGTCTTGGTTCTTCTCCCACGCGGGCCTGCCCCAGACACATTCCTGGAGAAGAGGACTTTGTGAAGTCGCTCAGAACTTGTAGACCTCACTCCCTCCAAAGAGCGGCCAGCGGTGAACAGGAGGATCCTTCCCAGAGGAGAAGGACCAG GGGTCACAGAGGAGCGGCTGGAGACGACCTCCTAACCAGGAATAATCAGCCAGACAAAGCCGTAAAAAGTCCAATAAAAGTCCTGGAGCAGACTCAACCCTACAGCCCCGATGACTTCAAGGAGAAACCATCATGGACTGTGCTGGGGACAGTCATGAACGCACAGTGGGTGAAGCGGAAGCAGGAGATGCGGGGAACACGCCCATGGTGA
- the ATAT1 gene encoding alpha-tubulin N-acetyltransferase 1 isoform X1 — MEFEFDIHKIFLEPISKLDRSLLPQRRPIVSNSEAQRQITAVIDEIGKASAKAQRLPAPITSASRMQTNQHHLYILKDCTPKTAGRGVVIGFLKVGYKKLFVLDRSGSHIEAEPLCILDFYIHESLQRHGFGKELFAFMLRTEQVEPQHLAIDRPSEKFLSFLRKHYNLHSTIPQVNNFVVFEGFFRDRKAPGRKMPPKRAEGEIKPYSLSERDFLKHEEGLPWPFSQAQSSLSRASSLGSSPTRACPRHIPGEEDFVKSLRTCRPHSLQRAASGEQEDPSQRRRTSDMNLSRGLMAQRNCYSRHTCPSPPLLKRAPPTVDTKEEQKEAGERGHRGAAGDDLLTRNNQPDKAVKSPIKVLEQTQPYSPDDFKEKPSWTVLGTVMNAQWVKRKQEMRGTRPW; from the exons ATGGAGTTTGAATTTGACATACACAAGATCTTCCTGGAGCCAATCAGCAAGCTGGACAGGAGCCTGCTCCCACAACGGCGGCCTATCGTCTCCAA CTCTGAGGCCCAGAGACAAATCACGGCGGTCATAGATGAGATTGGGAAGGCGTCCGCGAAG GCCCAGCGATTACCTGCTCCCATAACCAGCGCGTCTCGGATGCAAACAAATCAGCATCATCTCTATATCCTAAAGGACTGCACCCCAAAAAC GGCCGGCCGGGGAGTTGTGATCGGTTTCCTCAAGGTCGGATATAAGAAGTTATTTGTACTG gaccgctccggatcccataTAGAAGCAGAGCCGCTGTGTATTCTGGATTTCTACATTCATGAATCCCTCCAGCGTCACGGATTTGGGAAGGAACTATTCGCCTTCATGCTCAGA ACTGAGCAGGTTGAGCCCCAGCATCTTGCCATTGACCGACCGTCTGAGAAGTTCCTTTCCTTCCTGCGGAAACATTACAACCTTCACTCCACTATCCCGCAG gTTAACAATTTTGTCGTCTTTGAAGGTTTTTTTAGAGACAGGAAAG CCCCTGGAAGGAAAATGCCTCCCAAGCGAGCAGAAGGAGAGATCAAGCCGTACTCCCTGTCTGAGAGAGACT TTTTGAAACATGAGGAAGGCCTTCCTTGGCCCTTCAGCCAGGCGCAGTCCTCTCTTAGCCGTGCCAGCAGTCTTGGTTCTTCTCCCACGCGGGCCTGCCCCAGACACATTCCTGGAGAAGAGGACTTTGTGAAGTCGCTCAGAACTTGTAGACCTCACTCCCTCCAAAGAGCGGCCAGCGGTGAACAGGAGGATCCTTCCCAGAGGAGAAGGACCAG CGATATGAacctctcccgcggactcatgGCTCAGAGGAACTGCTACAGCCGCCACACGTGTCCCTCCCCTCCGCTTCTGAAAAGGGCGCCACCTACAG TGGACACTAAAGAAGAGCAAAAAGAAGCAGGAGAAAG GGGTCACAGAGGAGCGGCTGGAGACGACCTCCTAACCAGGAATAATCAGCCAGACAAAGCCGTAAAAAGTCCAATAAAAGTCCTGGAGCAGACTCAACCCTACAGCCCCGATGACTTCAAGGAGAAACCATCATGGACTGTGCTGGGGACAGTCATGAACGCACAGTGGGTGAAGCGGAAGCAGGAGATGCGGGGAACACGCCCATGGTGA
- the ATAT1 gene encoding alpha-tubulin N-acetyltransferase 1 isoform X3 gives MEFEFDIHKIFLEPISKLDRSLLPQRRPIVSNSEAQRQITAVIDEIGKASAKAQRLPAPITSASRMQTNQHHLYILKDCTPKTAGRGVVIGFLKVGYKKLFVLDRSGSHIEAEPLCILDFYIHESLQRHGFGKELFAFMLRTEQVEPQHLAIDRPSEKFLSFLRKHYNLHSTIPQVNNFVVFEGFFRDRKAPGRKMPPKRAEGEIKPYSLSERDFLKHEEGLPWPFSQAQSSLSRASSLGSSPTRACPRHIPGEEDFVKSLRTCRPHSLQRAASGEQEDPSQRRRTSDMNLSRGLMAQRNCYSRHTCPSPPLLKRAPPTGVTEERLETTS, from the exons ATGGAGTTTGAATTTGACATACACAAGATCTTCCTGGAGCCAATCAGCAAGCTGGACAGGAGCCTGCTCCCACAACGGCGGCCTATCGTCTCCAA CTCTGAGGCCCAGAGACAAATCACGGCGGTCATAGATGAGATTGGGAAGGCGTCCGCGAAG GCCCAGCGATTACCTGCTCCCATAACCAGCGCGTCTCGGATGCAAACAAATCAGCATCATCTCTATATCCTAAAGGACTGCACCCCAAAAAC GGCCGGCCGGGGAGTTGTGATCGGTTTCCTCAAGGTCGGATATAAGAAGTTATTTGTACTG gaccgctccggatcccataTAGAAGCAGAGCCGCTGTGTATTCTGGATTTCTACATTCATGAATCCCTCCAGCGTCACGGATTTGGGAAGGAACTATTCGCCTTCATGCTCAGA ACTGAGCAGGTTGAGCCCCAGCATCTTGCCATTGACCGACCGTCTGAGAAGTTCCTTTCCTTCCTGCGGAAACATTACAACCTTCACTCCACTATCCCGCAG gTTAACAATTTTGTCGTCTTTGAAGGTTTTTTTAGAGACAGGAAAG CCCCTGGAAGGAAAATGCCTCCCAAGCGAGCAGAAGGAGAGATCAAGCCGTACTCCCTGTCTGAGAGAGACT TTTTGAAACATGAGGAAGGCCTTCCTTGGCCCTTCAGCCAGGCGCAGTCCTCTCTTAGCCGTGCCAGCAGTCTTGGTTCTTCTCCCACGCGGGCCTGCCCCAGACACATTCCTGGAGAAGAGGACTTTGTGAAGTCGCTCAGAACTTGTAGACCTCACTCCCTCCAAAGAGCGGCCAGCGGTGAACAGGAGGATCCTTCCCAGAGGAGAAGGACCAG CGATATGAacctctcccgcggactcatgGCTCAGAGGAACTGCTACAGCCGCCACACGTGTCCCTCCCCTCCGCTTCTGAAAAGGGCGCCACCTACAG GGGTCACAGAGGAGCGGCTGGAGACGACCTCCTAA